Proteins encoded within one genomic window of Glycine soja cultivar W05 chromosome 1, ASM419377v2, whole genome shotgun sequence:
- the LOC114376450 gene encoding uncharacterized protein LOC114376450, translating to MINRRQFFTLFVTSKKLNKFGIFSIMLWWWTSRSKTIQIGFNGMQLDPKGHCLLLLLGSFGGVRMLSFSIMKIGNDWIQGFFDLCGNTTSLHAELFALAHGIKLTWSMGVSHMVCESDSKVALDIINSGVNSCYPCAALVDEVRSFK from the coding sequence ATGATCAACAGGAGACAATTCTTCACACTCTTCGTGACTTCCAAAAAGCTCAACAAATTTGGCATCTTCTCCATCATGCTTTGGTGGTGGACTTCACGGAGCAAGACAATACAAATTGGCTTCAACGGCATGCAACTGGACCCAAAGGGCCACTGTTTGCTATTACTTCTTGGTTCATTTGGAGGTGTCAGAatgctttcattttcaataatgaAGATTGGCAATGATTGGATTCAAGGTTTCTTTGATTTGTGTGGGAATACTACATCTCTGCATGCAGAATTGTTCGCGTTAGCTCATGGCATCAAGCTCACATGGTCTATGGGTGTCTCTCATATGGTGTGTGAATCTGATTCTAAAGTTGCTTTGGACATCATCAACTCGGGTGTGAATTCCTGTTATCCTTGTGCAGCTCTGGTTGATGAAGTTCGATCATTCAAATAA